A region of Deltaproteobacteria bacterium DNA encodes the following proteins:
- a CDS encoding DUF3365 domain-containing protein, which translates to MKTEKIISAIVVIMSFFAFITNAFAGSEDDIARKLAIALVSGRAIVAQSQDLINDPAKGDKGLTPEVFFDKVVADYKNRTGVDLKAIKPDSELNKLLLAYVESMKEVLADAQELINKEGMAFKGFIPAVYGKKVGDKFTSKTGIRLKQTSDKYRNTANKPDEYEANLIAKFKEPGYKKGEGHGEAVDIGGRKFYRYMLPLYIEKPCLKCHGDPAGEKDIAGRIKEGYKEGDVRGGISVIIPVK; encoded by the coding sequence ATGAAGACAGAAAAGATTATTAGCGCCATCGTAGTTATCATGTCATTCTTTGCATTTATAACAAATGCCTTTGCAGGCAGTGAGGATGATATTGCAAGGAAATTGGCAATAGCCCTTGTATCAGGCAGGGCAATTGTCGCACAGAGTCAGGACCTCATAAATGACCCGGCAAAAGGGGATAAGGGTCTAACCCCGGAAGTCTTTTTTGACAAGGTTGTGGCAGACTATAAGAACAGAACAGGTGTAGATTTAAAGGCAATAAAGCCTGATTCAGAGTTAAATAAACTTCTTCTTGCATATGTAGAATCTATGAAAGAGGTTCTTGCAGATGCGCAGGAACTAATCAACAAAGAAGGCATGGCATTTAAGGGGTTTATCCCTGCGGTTTACGGCAAAAAGGTTGGAGATAAGTTTACAAGTAAGACAGGCATCAGATTGAAACAGACATCAGATAAATACAGGAATACTGCAAACAAGCCGGATGAATATGAGGCGAATCTAATCGCAAAATTTAAAGAGCCCGGCTACAAAAAGGGTGAAGGGCATGGAGAGGCTGTAGATATAGGCGGCAGAAAGTTTTATAGATATATGCTGCCTCTTTATATTGAAAAGCCGTGCCTTAAGTGCCACGGCGACCCTGCAGGTGAGAAGGACATAGCAGGGAGAATCAAGGAAGGCTACAAAGAGGGTGATGTCCGGGGCGGGATAAGTGTGATTATACCGGTTAAGTAA
- a CDS encoding galactose-1-phosphate uridylyltransferase produces the protein MAEMRLDPTTMSWVITGKEVMGKTDLEDVCPFCPGNEDRTPSSIHEIGENGNWKVRVFPDINPVFRIEYSEDREAELIYSRMKNRGAHEIIVEHPSHNISLSDMELKDIICVFDAYANRIEDLKNDKRMKQILLFKNRGEFTGTRIKHIHSHLMATPMIPKRIEQELRFAQYHYKSKERCLFCDIIHQEIKYRKRIIFENDGFIAICPYASRFPYEVWIFPKKHSYTFEKAMKYGDYREMLAESVKFILSRIESVTPHYYMVLHNSPNENSSFVNGEGKTLRDDFHWHFEILPLLKEMKRFKWEEEFYVNPVTPEDAARVLRMGD, from the coding sequence ATGGCTGAGATGAGATTAGACCCTACAACAATGTCATGGGTTATTACAGGCAAAGAGGTGATGGGTAAGACCGATTTAGAAGATGTATGCCCTTTTTGTCCTGGTAATGAGGACAGAACACCGTCTTCTATTCATGAGATAGGGGAAAATGGTAATTGGAAGGTAAGGGTCTTTCCTGACATAAACCCTGTTTTCAGGATTGAATACAGTGAGGACAGAGAGGCAGAACTCATTTACAGCAGGATGAAGAACAGGGGGGCCCATGAGATTATTGTTGAGCATCCATCCCATAATATTTCTTTAAGCGATATGGAACTTAAGGATATTATTTGTGTATTTGATGCGTATGCAAATAGGATAGAGGATTTAAAGAACGATAAACGGATGAAGCAGATACTTTTGTTCAAAAACCGCGGTGAATTTACAGGCACAAGGATCAAACACATCCATTCTCATCTGATGGCGACCCCTATGATTCCCAAACGGATTGAGCAGGAACTACGATTTGCGCAATATCACTATAAAAGCAAAGAAAGGTGTCTCTTTTGCGACATAATACATCAGGAGATTAAATATAGGAAAAGGATTATCTTTGAGAACGATGGTTTTATTGCAATATGCCCTTATGCCTCAAGATTTCCTTATGAGGTTTGGATATTCCCCAAAAAGCACTCTTATACCTTTGAAAAGGCTATGAAGTATGGGGATTACAGGGAGATGCTGGCGGAATCTGTAAAATTTATTTTATCAAGGATTGAATCTGTAACCCCACATTATTATATGGTTCTTCATAACAGCCCGAATGAGAATTCCTCATTTGTTAATGGCGAGGGGAAGACATTGAGAGATGACTTCCACTGGCATTTTGAAATCCTTCCCCTTTTAAAGGAGATGAAGAGGTTTAAATGGGAAGAGGAATTCTATGTAAATCCTGTAACCCCTGAAGATGCGGCAAGGGTTTTAAGGATGGGGGATTAA